One stretch of Chryseobacterium indologenes DNA includes these proteins:
- a CDS encoding iron-containing alcohol dehydrogenase, giving the protein MLNFEFKNPTKILFGKGEIAKISKEIPKDAKILMIYGGGSIKNNGVYDQVKEALKDHDLYEFGGVPANPEYEVLINAISFIKENNINYLLAVGGGSVIDGTKFISAAANYNGEPWDILRNQVRTFEGEGMPFGSILTLPATGSEMNSGYVISRRETNEKLSSGGPGLFPQFSVLDPEVIRSIPKNQIVNGITDAYTHVLEQYMTAPSSADLQERIAESILISLQETAPKVLADDFNYDAAGNFMWCCTMALNGLIQKGVITDWAVHAMGHELTAYFGIDHARTLAIIAPSHYRYNFEDKKGKLAQYAERVWGIKEGSIEEKAELGIRKLEEFFHSLHIKTKLSEYTEDFKGTAERVEKAFTDRKWLGLGEYKKLTPQDASKIVEMSY; this is encoded by the coding sequence ATGCTTAATTTCGAGTTTAAAAATCCAACCAAAATACTTTTCGGAAAAGGCGAAATCGCTAAAATTTCCAAAGAAATTCCTAAAGATGCCAAAATATTAATGATCTACGGTGGTGGAAGCATTAAAAACAATGGGGTTTATGACCAGGTAAAGGAGGCTTTAAAAGACCATGATCTTTATGAATTCGGTGGAGTTCCTGCCAATCCTGAGTATGAAGTTTTAATTAATGCCATCAGCTTCATCAAGGAAAATAACATTAATTATCTACTTGCTGTGGGTGGTGGATCCGTGATAGATGGAACTAAATTTATCTCTGCAGCAGCTAACTATAATGGTGAGCCTTGGGATATCCTAAGAAATCAGGTGAGAACTTTTGAAGGCGAAGGGATGCCATTTGGCAGTATTTTAACTCTTCCGGCAACCGGTTCGGAAATGAACTCAGGATATGTGATTTCCAGAAGAGAAACCAATGAGAAACTGTCTTCCGGAGGTCCGGGGCTTTTCCCACAATTCTCTGTTTTGGATCCTGAAGTAATCAGATCTATCCCTAAAAACCAGATTGTCAACGGAATTACTGATGCTTACACCCATGTATTGGAACAATATATGACCGCTCCATCTTCTGCTGATCTTCAGGAAAGAATTGCAGAAAGCATCCTTATCAGTCTTCAGGAAACGGCTCCAAAAGTATTAGCAGATGATTTCAACTATGATGCTGCCGGAAACTTTATGTGGTGCTGTACAATGGCTTTAAACGGACTGATTCAGAAAGGGGTAATTACAGACTGGGCAGTACATGCTATGGGTCATGAATTAACAGCTTACTTCGGTATTGACCATGCCAGAACACTTGCTATTATTGCTCCATCTCACTACCGTTATAACTTTGAAGATAAAAAAGGAAAGCTTGCTCAATATGCTGAGAGAGTGTGGGGAATTAAAGAAGGAAGCATTGAAGAAAAAGCAGAACTGGGCATCAGAAAACTTGAAGAATTCTTCCACAGCCTGCATATCAAAACCAAACTTTCGGAATACACAGAAGACTTTAAAGGTACTGCTGAAAGAGTGGAAAAAGCTTTTACAGACAGAAAGTGGCTAGGACTTGGGGAATATAAAAAACTGACTCCTCAGGATGCTTCCAAGATTGTAGAAATGAGCTATTAA
- a CDS encoding DEAD/DEAH box helicase, translating to MEKLTFADFDLPVKILDVLADLELFEPTPIQEKSLKPILSGRDVMGIAQTGTGKTLAYLLPVLKTWKYSKTGNPTVLVLVPTRELVVQVTEILEKLTENITARVIGIYGGKNINTQKLLFNDGCDILVGTPGRVMDLSIDNAISLKEVQKLIIDEFDEMLNLGFRPQLTHIFEMMREKRQNILFSATMTEAVDDMLDEYFASPVEISLAKSGTPLEKIEQTAYKVENFNTKINLLEHLLKNNVDMSKVLIFNNNKKHADLLFTKIDELFPGQFDVIHSNKSQNYRLKAMKSFENEEIRGLITTDVMARGLDISNITHVINFETPDIPEQYIHRIGRTGRADKEGKAMTFVTKKEEPLILDIELLMDKDLKFNDFPQEVKINPNKIASEKDEVVMKNPVQVKLNEGGGAFHEKKAKNTKENWGGPSKRKAPKKFGANRAQQKAISKSKRKK from the coding sequence ATGGAAAAACTCACTTTTGCAGATTTTGACCTGCCGGTTAAAATTCTTGATGTTTTAGCAGATTTAGAATTATTTGAGCCTACTCCGATTCAGGAGAAGAGCTTGAAGCCTATCCTTTCCGGGAGAGATGTAATGGGAATTGCACAAACCGGAACCGGGAAAACTTTGGCCTATCTTTTACCTGTTCTAAAAACTTGGAAATACAGTAAAACAGGAAATCCAACAGTTTTAGTACTTGTTCCTACAAGAGAATTGGTGGTACAGGTAACAGAAATTCTTGAGAAACTGACTGAAAATATTACTGCAAGAGTAATTGGAATCTATGGTGGTAAAAACATCAATACTCAGAAACTGTTATTCAATGACGGTTGTGATATCTTAGTAGGAACCCCAGGAAGAGTGATGGACCTTTCCATAGATAATGCCATCTCCCTTAAGGAAGTTCAGAAACTTATCATTGATGAGTTTGATGAAATGCTGAACCTTGGTTTCAGACCACAGCTTACTCACATTTTTGAAATGATGAGAGAGAAGAGACAGAATATTCTTTTCTCTGCAACCATGACAGAAGCTGTAGATGATATGTTAGATGAATATTTTGCAAGTCCTGTAGAAATTTCTTTGGCAAAATCAGGAACTCCACTGGAAAAGATTGAGCAGACAGCCTATAAAGTTGAGAATTTCAATACCAAGATCAATCTTCTTGAGCATTTGCTGAAGAACAATGTAGACATGTCTAAGGTATTGATTTTTAATAATAATAAAAAACATGCAGACCTGCTTTTCACCAAGATTGATGAGCTTTTTCCTGGGCAGTTTGATGTAATTCACTCCAATAAGTCTCAGAACTACAGACTTAAGGCAATGAAGAGCTTTGAAAATGAGGAAATAAGAGGTCTTATTACCACCGATGTAATGGCAAGAGGTCTTGATATCTCCAATATTACCCATGTGATCAACTTTGAAACACCTGATATTCCGGAACAGTATATTCACAGAATCGGTAGAACAGGTAGAGCAGATAAAGAAGGTAAGGCAATGACTTTTGTGACTAAAAAAGAAGAGCCTTTAATTTTAGATATAGAGCTTTTAATGGATAAGGATTTGAAATTTAATGACTTCCCGCAAGAGGTTAAAATAAATCCTAACAAAATTGCCTCTGAGAAAGATGAAGTGGTAATGAAAAATCCTGTCCAGGTAAAACTGAATGAGGGGGGAGGAGCTTTCCATGAGAAAAAAGCAAAAAATACAAAAGAAAACTGGGGAGGACCTTCAAAAAGAAAAGCGCCTAAGAAGTTTGGTGCCAACAGAGCCCAACAGAAAGCAATCTCTAAATCGAAGAGAAAGAAATAA
- a CDS encoding winged helix-turn-helix transcriptional regulator: MSKKRSDCPISCSLEIWGDKWSLLIIRDLMLKKECTYGEFQKADEKIASNILATKLQNLLENGVIDKKDHPDNKLKILYHLTEKGIDLVPVIVEINLWGDKYLTIPDDRKKLLEEIKRDKEDFIKRAKNYLSNEAK, translated from the coding sequence GATCAGACTGTCCTATCAGCTGTTCTCTGGAAATATGGGGAGATAAATGGTCACTTTTAATCATCCGCGATCTGATGCTTAAAAAGGAATGTACTTATGGAGAATTTCAGAAAGCTGATGAAAAAATAGCGTCCAATATTCTGGCAACAAAACTTCAAAACCTGTTGGAAAATGGAGTTATAGATAAAAAAGATCATCCAGACAACAAATTAAAGATTCTGTATCATCTTACTGAAAAAGGCATTGATCTGGTGCCCGTTATTGTTGAAATCAACTTGTGGGGAGACAAGTACCTCACAATTCCCGATGACAGGAAAAAGCTATTGGAAGAGATTAAAAGAGATAAAGAGGACTTTATCAAAAGAGCAAAAAATTACCTTTCCAACGAGGCTAAATAA
- a CDS encoding GDSL-type esterase/lipase family protein, with translation MKKILSAFLLLCFTIAFSQEKKPMFWHDIQEFKKQDQQNPPPKNAILLIGSSSFTKWTNVADYFPTKTIINRGFGGSRLTDLNYFADDLLSPYQPKQIIIYCGENDFADNHQLKAQKVVKRYKSFYKKIREKFPNIEVDYISMKYSPSREKLWPQIKEANAKIEAFMKKQPNAEFIDVTKAMEDANGKVRKDIFVEDMLHFKPEGYQIWTKVMTPYMK, from the coding sequence ATGAAGAAGATCCTATCAGCATTTCTCTTGCTGTGTTTTACTATTGCCTTTTCGCAGGAGAAAAAGCCAATGTTCTGGCATGACATCCAGGAATTCAAAAAACAAGATCAACAAAACCCACCACCAAAGAATGCTATTTTATTAATAGGAAGTTCATCTTTTACCAAATGGACGAACGTAGCGGATTATTTCCCTACTAAAACTATTATCAACAGAGGTTTTGGAGGCTCAAGACTTACAGATCTTAATTATTTTGCAGATGATCTTTTATCGCCTTATCAGCCTAAGCAAATTATTATATATTGCGGAGAAAATGATTTTGCAGATAATCATCAATTGAAAGCACAGAAAGTAGTGAAAAGATACAAAAGCTTTTACAAAAAAATACGCGAAAAATTCCCCAACATCGAGGTGGATTATATTTCAATGAAATACTCTCCAAGCAGGGAGAAACTTTGGCCTCAGATCAAAGAAGCTAATGCCAAGATTGAAGCTTTCATGAAAAAACAGCCTAATGCCGAATTCATAGATGTCACCAAGGCGATGGAAGATGCTAACGGCAAGGTCAGAAAAGATATTTTTGTGGAGGATATGCTTCACTTTAAGCCTGAAGGCTATCAAATCTGGACTAAGGTGATGACTCCTTATATGAAATAA
- a CDS encoding lipocalin family protein: protein MKKQLLLFAFSALALTSCNDDNLTAYEMDIMKGDWKEVKTEIISGKDNKTVLETTTPEGCSEKNTLFFRTDYYVSYTAYDGNPDGTNCHFAAKNEGKYTYNADSKVLNIQLNGDEELENMSFRVDMLTKTELRLAQLVGNYDKDKDKIIDITYITYKR, encoded by the coding sequence ATGAAAAAACAGCTACTTTTATTTGCCTTTTCAGCTCTGGCACTTACTTCTTGTAATGATGATAACCTTACAGCTTATGAAATGGATATTATGAAAGGGGATTGGAAAGAAGTAAAGACAGAGATTATTTCAGGAAAAGATAATAAAACTGTGCTTGAAACAACAACTCCGGAAGGATGCAGTGAGAAAAATACACTGTTCTTTAGAACAGACTATTATGTAAGCTATACGGCTTATGATGGAAATCCGGATGGGACCAACTGCCACTTTGCCGCTAAAAATGAAGGAAAATATACTTATAATGCAGACTCTAAAGTTCTGAATATCCAACTTAATGGAGATGAAGAGCTTGAAAATATGAGTTTCAGAGTGGATATGCTTACAAAAACCGAGCTTAGACTGGCACAATTGGTTGGGAATTATGATAAGGATAAAGACAAAATTATAGATATTACATACATTACCTATAAAAGATAA